In a single window of the Penaeus monodon isolate SGIC_2016 chromosome 3, NSTDA_Pmon_1, whole genome shotgun sequence genome:
- the LOC119589172 gene encoding pro-resilin-like, with translation MFTKFTFAFVLVAMALALPEETPGYDYSAPSSPGKYDFNYAVKDDYSSNDFGHQENRNGYGAQGSYYVLLPDGRLQKVTYSVNGDSGFVAEVSYEGEAQYPAEQPSYKPTPSYV, from the exons ATGTTTACCAAG TTCACCTTTGCCTTTGTTCTCGTGGCCATGGCTCTCGCCCTCCCTGAGGAGACTCCAGGTTATGACTACTCAGCCCCTTCTTCACCCggcaagtacgacttcaactacgctGTCAAGGACGACTACTCCAGTAACGACTTCGGTCACCAAGAGAATCGTAACGGTTATGGAGcccagggatcctactacgtcctgcttcccgacggtcgtctgcagaaggtcaCCTACTCCGTGAACGGCGACTCTGGCTTCGTGGCCGAAGTCAGCTACGAGGGAGAGGCCCAGTACCCTGCTGAACAGCCTTCTTACAAGCCCACCCCTTCGTATGTCTAA
- the LOC119589182 gene encoding pro-resilin-like, which translates to MFTKFTFAFVLVAMALARPEETPGYDYSAPSSPGKYDFNYAVKDDYSSNDFGHQENRNGYGAQGSYYVLLPDGRLQKVTYSVNGDSGFVAEVSYEGEAQYPAEQPSYKPTPSYV; encoded by the exons ATGTTTACCAAG TTCACCTTTGCTTTTGTTCTCGTGGCCATGGCTCTCGCCCGCCCTGAGGAGACTCCAGGTTATGACTACTCAGCCCCTTCTTCACCCggcaagtacgacttcaactacgctGTCAAGGACGACTACTCCAGTAACGACTTCGGTCACCAAGAGAATCGTAACGGTTATGGAGCCCAGGGTTCCTACTACGTCCtgcttcccgacggtcgtctgcagaaggtcaCCTACTCCGTGAACGGCGACTCTGGCTTCGTGGCCGAAGTCAGCTACGAGGGAGAGGCCCAGTACCCTGCTGAACAGCCTTCTTACAAGCCCACCCCTTCGTATGTCTAA